The sequence below is a genomic window from Salvelinus namaycush isolate Seneca chromosome 2, SaNama_1.0, whole genome shotgun sequence.
TTGAACCCATTAGCAAACATAAAAATAaacttttttgctttgtcattgtggggtattgtgtgtgtgtgtgtgtatattaacctctcttgggtacgtgggacgttagcgtcccacctcttcaacagccagtgaaactgctgggcgccaaattcaaatacagaaatactcattataaaaattcagaaaacaaatcatattttacataggtttaaagatgaacttcttgtgaatccaaccacggtgtcagatttaaaaaatgctttacggcgaaagcataccttgcgattatttgagaacatagcccagcagacaaatcattacaaacagtaaccagccaagtagaagttacacaagtcagaaatagagataaaatgaatcccttacctttgatcttcatatggttgcactcagcagacattcatttactcattaaatgttccttttgttcgataaagtctctttatatccaaaaacctctgttttgttcgcgttttcttcagtaatccacaggctcaaacgcagtcaaaacaggcagacaaatccaaattgtatctgtaaagttcatagaaacatgtcaaacgatgtttatattcaatcctcaggttgtttttagcctaaataatcgataatatttcaaccggacaataacgtcgtcaatataaaaggtaaacaaaggcactctctcggtcgctcgcatgaaaaagctctgtgacactttcgggtccactcattcagactgctcttacttcctcatttttcaggatacacgcctgaaacaatttctaaagactagtggaaggcataggaactgcaatttgagtcctaagtcaatggatactgtaatggcattggatagaaaactacaaaacaaatcaATTCGGGaagttgtttttttctctcaggttttcgcctgccaaatcagttgttatactcacagacactatttcaatggttttggaaactttagagtgttttctatccaaatctaccagttacaTGCATAtcatcttctgggcccgagaagcaggcagtttaatttgggcatgcttttcatccaaaattcagaatgctgccccctaccctagagaagttaatgagggggcgaaaaaacaatttaatacgtgttagaataaggctgtaacataaaatgtggaaaacgtcaaggggactgagtactttccaaatgcactctgTTAGTACAAAGGGAATTGAGTTCAGTGATAATGAAGTAACCATACCAGTATTTCTTTTTCCTGTTTCTTCATCCTTGTTTGGTTCTGTCTCCTTTGCAGCTGGGGTTTGGGAAGAGTATGCCCACAACATGTGTTTGGCTGGACGGTTTGGCTTCCAACATAACAGAGCAATATCTCACACGTCACTTCTGCCGCTATGGACATGTAGTCAAGGTCCAtactcttttctccccctccaatGTTTTTTAAGTCCCTGACATTCTATTAGATATTAGACATGTTATTCTAAACATGATTTTCCCTTTTCTTCCTATAGGTGGTGTTTGACAGGTTGAAGGGGATGGCTCTCATCTTGTATAACAACACAGATTTTGCACAGGCAGCTGTCAGGGAGACCAAAGGCTGGAAGATTGGCGGCAACAAAATAAAGGTATGACTAAACGAGTGTGACTTATTAGTTACTGACAGTTTCACAGTAAACCAGATGAAAGACAAATTGTTGATTTGTTTTCTGTCTGCAGGTGGATTTTGCCAGCCAAGAGAGTCAGATGGCTTTTTATCGCTCTATGCAGGCCTCTGGGCAAGACATTAGAGACTTCTACGAAATTCCAACTGAAAGACGGTAAAGTTAACATTTTGTTATGTGAGGTGAATGCATTTGAGGGAATACTTTGAATTACTGTTTTCGGGTGTACTTTGATCTCACTTCAatgttcttttttttctctcctatTACACAACCCCCTTCTTTACAGAGAGGAACGACCAAGACCTCCATACCATGAGTTCTCAGCAGAAAGAGCCTACTTTGAGAATGCACGCACCCCTGGCACCATTTACCCCGAAGATCCTCGCCGAGACTATCCTGCCCGCAGCCGTGAGCGGTATTCTGAATTGGAGCACTACCAGGGAGAACACTTTGACCCACGCTACCATGAAGACCCCCGGGAGTTCAGGGAATATCGAGATCCTTTTGAGCAGGACATTCGGAAATACACATACATCCagagggagcgagaaagagagcgggaGCGCTTTGAGGCAGACCATGGCATGTGGAGCCCCTCTCATCCACGGCGCCCGATCACCCCTTCTGCCTCCCCTTCACCATCTGAGCGTGCTCCCAGAGACCCAGAGCGACGGGTCTACAGTCAATCCTCTGAGCGAAGTGGTAGTTGCAGCTCACTCTCACCACCACGCTTTGACAAGACTGACAAGGCGCCTCCATTGGAACATGGAGCCAGCTCTAAGAGTGAGAGGTTGGAAAAAGACATCCACCTGGTCGAACCTGAGCGTGTTGCTGGGGCTGAGAAGAGCAAGCGGGGGAGACGAAAGGAGAAAGGTGACAAAGAAAAAGGGGAGAAGAGTAAGTCAAGGAAAGCAAAGGTGCAATCTCCCAGCATCCCACCGTCTGAGACAGAGCTAGAACCCAGTCTGGATGGAGGCTCTGGAAGGGGAAAGGTGTCAGACCAAGACAGCcttgacagacagagatataaagGTGACAACGACCCTCCTTCAGATCCGACAACGTCAACCTCTCGCCATGAACCTGTAAAAAGTGAGAGGCTTGAGTCGGGGAAAGGTGAGAACGCAGACAAGGATGGTAAAACACGATCCAAGAAACACCAAAAATCTGACACTGGAAATGAAGGGAAAGATCCATCAGTGGATTCTGATCGGTTGGCTGCGAGAAAGAGGCGCTTTGGAGATGCCAGTGGGAGAACCATTCGACAGAAGAGGAGAAGGCTGGAAGATGAGGATGGGAGTCAATCCCAAGACTTTGGCGCTAGCACTGCCTTTACAAAAGAGACTGATGGTGACAGTAAGGCTCAGCAAAAAGACTCACAGCGGAGGGATTCAAGATCCAAATCAGAGAGGCTGGTGTTTCTTGGCAGTCATAAAGAGGGTCAGGATCCTGCAATGAGAGGACAAGAAGAGCTGCCCGATGGGAGCATGGACCCTATGGACTCAAAACGCCACCCTAGCCACAGTATGTCCAGAAGGTTCTCCCATGATGGGAACATGgaccaagacaatgcaagagatCAAGATCCACAGAGCCCTTTCAAATATGGTACACAAGACAATGACAAGTGTGTCAAGGAAGAGCCTCTGGATATTGACCTCTCCCAGAGTTACCGCAAACAGATGGAGCAAAGGAGGCTCCACCAACAGCTTCAAGAGCCAGACAAACAAGAAAAAGCTGGGAGTCCACAAGGCTTAGAAACGGAGGACCTTGAACACCGCAGTCTGGTACATGAAGTGGGCAAGCCACCTCAAGATGTCACCGATCATTTCCCTTCTCATAAACTCAAGAAACTAGAGCAATTTGACGCAGATATCAGTGCCAAGAGGGGGGACCGTGTCTACAGGAGCTTCCGGCAAAAGAGTGAAGATCCTGAGTGGCACAACACTGCATCTCCAGGCTTGCAACACTTCTCTCATCATGCTGAGCAGGACTTTGCGGAATCTTCACATCTCAGGGAGGTTAAAACGGAGGATAAAAGCCACCCAGACCTGGAGCTGGCAGTCAAAAGGACACATACAACGCAAATGTCCAAGCCAAACACTCCTTTACAACTTAGTGAAGAAGAGCGGGAAAAACGTTGGGAGAGCAGAGTCAAGCAAGATTTTTTACCCGACTTAAACTTCTCCAGAGGCATTGGAAAAAATACACACAATCGCAAGCGTTTGGAGTATGGAATTTTACATGATTTGGAGCCTGGGGAAGTACGATCCGATTCTGAAGAGGATAGAGAACACAAACCACATTCTCCTATGCCCTCCACTTCTATGCCTTTCTCTGACAGGCAACGAGTGGACAGATTTTCAGACCCCAAGCTTGCCACTTTGGAGAGGATGAAGTTCTACTCCTTTGCACTTGACCAGACCATCACACCAGATACCAAGGCCCTGCTAGAGCGAGCAaagtctctgtcctcctctagggAGGACAACTGGTCTTTCTTGGATTATGATTCACACTTTGCTGGTTTGCGCAGCAGGAAAGATACTGAAAAGGTTGAGTCAGCACCACGGCCTACACCCTCTTGGTacatgaagaagaagaaaattcGCAGTGGTGGGTCTGAAGACAAACTAGATGACAGGAAGGAAGACCCCAAGCCCAAGCCAGAGGAACATGAACGCAGGGAACTGTTTGCCTCCCGTTTCCTACACAGCTCAATCTTTGAACAGGACTCAAGACGTCTTCAGCACCTTGAGCGAAAGCATGAGGACCCTGAGCAAAGTCAGGCTCAACAAACTGGTCAGCAAGGCCTGGCAGATGGGCAGCCTGACACAGAACCAGTTGTCCTCTTCCATAGCCGCTTTTTGGAGTTCACGCGGCTGCAACAGCAGAAAGACCAACAGTTACAGGAAGTAAAAAGAGCAGATTCCATAGATAGTAATAGGGTGGAGAAGTCACCGGATGCAGAACAGCAACCTCTGCAGTTTCTTAAAACCTCAGAACCGGTCATGGATCCAGAGACTAAACCTACTAGCCCTGCTGAGAACCACATGATTTCCCAGCCCCCATTTATGCCCAAGGAGATGTCTCCACCTAAGCAAATGCCTCTACCCTTTCTACCCAAGGGGATGTCTCCACCCCTTCCACCCAAGGAAATGTCTCCACCCCTTCCACCCAAGGAAATGTCTCTACCCAAGCAGGTGGCTCCACCCCTTCCACCCAAAGAAATGTCTCCTCCCAAGGAATTGTCTCCACCCCTTCCACCCAAGGAAATGTCTCCACCCCTTCCACCTAAGGAAATGTCTCCACCCCTTCCACCCAAGGAAATGTCTCCACCCAAGCATACGTCTCCACCCCTTCCACCCAAGGAAATGTCTCCACCCAAGCATACGTCTCCACCCCTTCCACCTAAGGAAATGTCTCCACCCAAGCATACGTCTCCACCCCTTCCACCTAAGGAAATGTCTCCACCCAAGCATACGTCTCCACCCCTTCCACCCAAGGAAATGTCTCCACCTCTTCCACCCAAAGAGATGTCTCCACCCAAAGAGATGTCTCCAACAGTGGAAACGCATGACATGTTTACTCCAGAGCCAAGGGGTCCAGAGCCAGCTGCCCCAGAACCTTTGACAAAAGAAAACAGAGAAAATGAACAGCTCCCTCCCCTCCCGCAAATATCTCCCTGTGAGATTTTGCCCCCTGCTTCTGTTAATTCAGCAGCCCCTGAGCACATCCGTTCTGTGAGAAAAGTTAAAAGATCCCCTTGTGAAGAGAAATCTAAAGATATAGCTCAGGATATTAAAATGTTGAACCCTGAGCAGTCTTCCAGCAGTGATTGCCTTCATGAAACATCAGTGAGTAGGTCTGTACCAGAGCCTGAGCTGGTACCTCCTGAATTACCACCTGAATTTATAAGTTCCACACCACCTAACCCTGTTGAGGAGATGGAGGTTTCAAAAGATGATACCAACACTGACAATACAGACACTCATACAGAGGTGGAAAATAAACTTGAACTCAATCAGACCCAGGTGCTTGTTGATAATGAAACCGGCGATGAGTCAATTTCACCACCTCAGAAGTCCAAGAACAAAAAGAGTAAGTCTCCTACTCAAGTCCCACTGACTCCTTTGATTTCAACAACTAGTTCAGAGAAACCGCTTACCCGCAAGAGTGAACGCACAAAACGTGCATCATCCCCTAGAGCAGAGTCTTCAAAGGGAAGCTCAGATTCCAAATCCACAGGCAAGTCTCCCATACATGGAGCAGACCCTGAACATGGCACAGAGCAGAGTATATCTGTTGGAAGAGCAAGGCGTAGAAATGTGAAATCTGTGTATGCCACCCCAGTTGAGGAAGATGCCATTAAGGGGGCTGGAAAGGATGTAACTGAGTCACCCCGCACTGCACGGAAGCGAGGTGGAGACAAAGACAAGGAAGCAGCCCCTCAGCAACCGTTAGAGCAGGATTCCCTTGCACCTATTACTTCAAGGCGGGGACGTCCCCCTAAGAATCGGCGACAAGGAGAGGACATGTTAACAGCTAAAGGGGATAGATCAAAAATGGAGACCAAGGATACAGACTCCAATGAATCAGAGAGTAGTGACAGAATTTCAAAAGTGTCAAAAGGCAGACATTCTCCTCATGGTCATAAAGCTTTGGCAAGTCAATTACCCATGCCCATAGCGACTGGATCAAGTAGGAAGGGGGACAAAACTGAGCCACCTGAAGATGTTTCTCAGCAGATGGATTTTACAGAAGACAGTTTGGCCATGCAGGATTCCACTGTCTCGTGTAAGGAAGATACTGTAGCACCAGTTGTGACAAAGAAAGAGGAGAATGTTAAGCAACAACTAGGAACAGAGAAACCACGAGATAAAGACAGGCAGAAAAAGGACCCTGTTGACGAGAAAGTCAGTGGAACTAAATTTGGTGAGAAAGAGTCTGAACCACCAGTCGTGGAAGAACTGCCTGTATTGGAGAAAATGGAGAAGAGTGGGAGAGGAAAAGCTCCACGCTTGACACGGACTCCAAAATCTCCTGTCCTCAAGAACCTGAAGATCAGACTAAATGTCACTGAGGTGAAAGATTTGCTTCAAATGGGGGATGAGGAACCTGAAAATGGGGATGATTCTTCTAAAAAGACCAAACCAGGCGAATCTACTAATGACCCATTATTAGAGTCTAGTCCAGGAAAAGATGTGAGTTCTAGCAACGAGGATAAAGATGAGAGCACACCAGAAACTAAGCCTCCAATAGATCCTAAAACTTTGCTACAACAGGAACAGGAGCTTGAGCAAGCTGTGGAGAACATTGCTAAACTGACAGACCCAACCCTCCCAGCAGAGTCACCAACTCCACTTGCCCCACCATCTGCAGAATTAAAAATTGAGACTGAGGAAGAGAAATCTGCCAATCCTGCTAGTGAGTATGAACTTGCTGCTGCCATTGATTCGATTATGGGTGAGGATATACCCGTCCCTCTGCCTCAAGAGCCGGTAATTAGTGCTGCTGTGGATTCAGACCTAGAGATTCCATCCTTTGTCCAGCCGACCAAGGGAGCTGAACCTGCGAGTAACATATCCCCTATTCAGGGGGAGTCCTTTTTCCCAACTACACCCAGGAAGGGTGCTAAGGGCAGAGCTAAAACACCGAAACGGTCTAAGAGCCAAAAATCAAACAAAAAGGACACTGTAAAAGAAATTTCATCAGAACCGGAGAGCACCTCTGTTATCACATCAGACAGCATACCCTCCAATTCACAGCCTGTTCCAGAAACTATTCCCTCAACCTCAGCTGCAGGTGTCATTACAACCACCTCTTGGAAGCCTAAAACTGAGCATTTGGCTCCTAAGGCTACGGACATGCCTAAAGAATCGAAGTTACCTCCAGTCCTTACAGAGCAACCTCCACCTCAACATCTGAAACCTGTCTGCCCCCCAACCAAAAGTCCCACTCTCCCcaagcctcaacaacaacaaccaccaccacctgaGTGCATCTCACCTTCActctctccacccccaacccGGCCAAACATCAGGCCCACACAGCTAAGCAGGATCCCAGTTTCCCCACCAGATTGGCTCAACCAGTCCAAGGACGTAGGTGTCCCTTCCTCTCCTAGAGCATCAGCAGCTTCCTTTGAGAACCCAGCAATTCCCCCTGACACTGAGCCCATGGAGACTGAGCGTAACAACAGTGACTTGCGTAGGATTCTCATGAAGCACAAAAATGTTTCACTCCCAGTCCCATGCAGTAGTTCTGTTCCTAGCAATTTGGGCACCTTATCCCTTAGGGATCCTCCACACCTACCTGAAAGTAATACCCCAATGGTTGCTGTGACTAGTAAGACCTCTCTTAATGACAACAGGCCTCATCCAGCTCAGTCTGTAGTCCGGCCCCCAGCCTCACTACCATCCCCTGAGTCAAAGTCGGTCATTTCTGTTATCGCCTCCACTGCCACCTCTGTTATCAGTCGTGTTTGCAATCCACCTGACATGGAGAAGGTTATTATGTCAGTTGACAGAAATCCCGTAGTGGACATGCCACTTCCCAAGCAGACATACAGGCCGCCCAGCATGGAGGACCGGGACAGTGGTTCGTACCATGGACCATCAGTTGGCGAGGAGGGTGGAAGTGCTGGGAGGTACTTGGTTGAGAGCTCCGGTCTGGGTACAGGCTCCAGCCCAGGTCTAAGGGTGAATACCTCAGAGGGAGTGGTGGTGTTGAGTCACTCAGGACAGATCAAGGAGGGACCACAGAGGATAAGTGCCAAAATCAGCCAGATCCCACCAGCTACTGTAGTTGACATGGAATCTCAGCAGCTAGTGTCCATGCCCCAGATAAAACAGGAGATGTATACCCACTCCCAGTCAAACACTCCAAAGTGTCCTCCAATACAGACAGACCATGGGCACCTTAAGACGCAACAAACGGTTTCCTCCATTAAACAAGAAAACACTGGTAATGAAAAGTTAGAATCTCCCTACCCATCAGGGCCTCAAGGAGGAGTCGTGAAGAGGCTCCAGCAGACAGTTAATAATCCACAAGTAATGGGTTACCATCATTCAGAGTTCACAATGTTATTGAAGCATCCAAAGAAAGTGGATGGGGCTGACACTATGAACGCTGACGGGTGTAAACCATCTTGGACCTCTGCCATAAGTCCTGCAATGAGCCCCCACCTGCCCTCTCCGGCTGGCAACCACGTAGGCTTTGTTTCCGGTTCGGCCACTGACAGAACACCCTCACATCTCAGTGGGGTCAAACAGGAGCCCCGTTCTCCTCGCAAGTCAGGCCATCCACATTCTCCGTTCACTAAAGTGTCCTCTCCCATCGGCTCCTCCTCTCCCAAAGGCCTCCCTGGGATGCTGCCCTCTGGCCTGCCCGCCATGCAGCAGTATGTCACCAGTGTCCACCACCCTGAGCAGTCTGTCATCATGCAACCTCACAGTGCTCACGGTGGCATTGGAAGGATGTCACCCCATCGTGCCTCCCAAGCAATCCCCATGGGGCACCTTGTTCAAGGTGAGGGCAGGGTGAACACGCCACCCCTATCTGTCATGAGTTTCGGGATGCATGGAGACCCTCTTGCCTCTCCCTGGTCTGGTCCTCTCCAGCAACGCCCCACCTCGCCCCAGGCGGTAGGCAGAGACATAGTCCTCAAGGTTAACCCTGGGAATGTGAGGGGCCATGAGGGAGAGCAAGACGATGCCAGGCGCTTTCATCAGGCCGCAGGGAGACAATCTGCCACACAGCTGAAAGCAGAGACTATGCAGCCGGATCCCCGTGGGGCTCTACATAGCGGGCTGCAGCTGGACCCATACATGTCGCCCAGGGACTTGCGTGTGCTCATGCACCACCCTCAGGGAGAGCGCTCGGCCCCAGAGCCACACCAGGGACACATCCAAGAGACTGTCCCAACCTCCTCAACATCTACCAACATCGCCTCGTCGATGTCCCCCAGAGCACATCTGCTGGCTAAAGGTGTGTCCGAGAAGGATGTCACAAAGCCACAGGAGGTCAAGAGGCCACACTCTCCTCTGAAGGATGGGATGATGGGGTTTCGGCCAAGTATGGCCGCCATGGCGTCCCCCCAAAGGGTGCAGCTGCTGCCATCAGGGACGGGAGCTTCTTTCTCGGAGTATCCAGGAATTTACACCAACACCCGGGCCATCCATTCACAAATCACTGAGACCTCTCCTTTTGGGATCAACCAGGTACCTCTCAACATCACTTCTGCCTTAGTGAGTTAAGCCCTATTCAATGTAATTTTATATCTCCACAATTTAATAATGATCATGTGGTAGTGTCTTAAATGACGTTTGAAAACCAGCTTCTTTATACTAAAATCACTTTGTTCTGGTCCTCAGGGTGCAGATCCCAGCCAGTCACAAGCTGATGTCAAGGTGAAACAAGTTGGACAGCAACCTGTGAACATGGTGCAGCTGCTCACAGTGAGTCACTTGGACATTGAAATGGGGAATAAAGAGTGcattagagagagtagagggTACATCTGGACAGAGACAACTGAACAGGGCCAGCGAGATGAGAGAAAGAGCGGACAGGATAAAGTGTAGTAAAGGAAAACTATTCACAATTATATTCAGTTTTTATATCacataaaaatattttttctctGTTTGAGCAGAAGTACCCGATAGTGTGGCAAGGGCTGCTGGCACTGAAAAATGACCAGGCTGCTGTCCAGTTGCATTTTGTCTGTGGCAACAAAGGATTGGCTCTACGGTCACTGCCCCTACCAGAGGGAGGATCGCTGCTTCGGATCGTCCAGAGAATGAGACTCGAGGCGTCACAACTGGATGGTGTGGCTAGAAGAATGACAGTAAGTTTATGGTCCCTGTCCTTGAATTGTTTACATTGGGATGAGAGTTAATTTTAAGGTTGGGCAATTTTGTTACGATTGCATCGTCTGTCGACGGTGTTTGACGGCCATCGTCGACGGGGACGACATCGAGATGTCACAAACGATGGTTCAGCGTAAGTGAACTTGGCTGCCCTGCCGGAATCTGGCAGCACACAACAGCGCAGTGCAGTGAGCACACAGCAGGGCGACGTGCCAAATGGCCTATTCCCTAATTGCCATAGCCTAAGTAGTTGGACAATTAACATAATGCAAGAGAACAATGTAGATTGTGGAAAGAGAGTAGAGCACCAAAGCAGCACAAGATGTCAGATAGGGTCTCTTTTTTTCCCCTCTCCTATTTCGGATGATCATGGGCCTTTTGCAGAGGACACTCAGTTGTCTGGCTTATTGTTTTAAAATCTTAATTTCCCTTTTTTCTCCTTAATCCCTGTTCAATTTCAATGTGACTAGTTGGCCTAGGCATGGCCTACTCTGTCGCGATCAACCATCGAATTAATCTATAGGCCAGCTCAGTTGTTTACGAATAGCCTAAATAAAAACATAGGATAGTAAAAACGAGAGAGCGAACAAACAATTGCAAGATAGACTAATCGAATAGGAAGTTTAAACAAACCTGGTACATTTCTGCTTTACTTATTAAACCCTTTCCACtcatgggaattggcctatatagATAGGGCcaatttgaaatgtttcttataaaataaatatgaaaagcatatgcataaccatgaaAGGAAACAGTTtttggagattatgggaaaattattagaccagaggacacaACAGCTCACCTGACACGACTGAATctaaacattacactgttgattttgtgtgtattttacatttactgttattttttgccacatttgttgaAAAGAAAtcaaatactctggatacattcaggaaCATAATATTCCTGGAAattgtggggtaggtgcaacataagacaaaaaatGACAAGGGTTTAAGTGAGAGGACTAACAGGTGTCTCCAAGTGGTCACTGTTCCTATTTAAGGTGCTTTTTTGAGttctagctgtgccgttgagaaACTAAAAAAAGCACACTTCGTTTTATTTGGAACACAACTCTGCATCCCCGCCCTCACACAACACCGGTCAAATATAAAGCGCAAACAGGCTCATTTTCTTCAGAACAACCAAGGATATGCCATTTCATCTTGTAACTACATCAAACAGAGTGATCATAAATGATAACACTGTATATGACAAGTtttatgtgaagtgcacatttggactcacgaGGGTTTGGCTTGCTTTTTATGACAAagcagtatttattataatcctcaacgtctcatctttgaAACTGCGTGgagtcctcttaatttacagcagTCAACCCACACAACCCGCATAcgggtacgagtgtaaagggctGTGGCCGTCAGAAGATTTTGTCAGCCGgtaattgtcaagcaaataactgttgtTCTCATGGTAATTGACGTCTAATTAACAAACCGATTTGTCATCTCCTGACTTCCACACACatcctacaagccactgatgcagatctttggaacatctacattttaacaagtctaataaatcaatttaCTATAGCCTGCACCTTATAGccaaatccattatttattttagacaggtctacagaagcatgatatgaagaaaaggtagtctatttcagaagaacagaatagcatactctgagttgtcctgatctggctatgccaaatggctgtgggctacaccagttaatttagcagacaagatgtGCTTAGAATTCCTTTGGcattattgtttttattattttatagaatgaaaaatacaattgaacaaagctgaata
It includes:
- the LOC120021773 gene encoding msx2-interacting protein-like; translated protein: MVRETRHLWVGNLPEHVREEKIVEHFKRYGRVESVKVLRKRGSEGGVAAFVDFVDIKSAQKAHNAVNKMGDRDLRTDYNEPGSVPSAVRGLDDNPPSSSHGRDVSGFSRGAVGPVFGPPVSIHTREGRYERIRDGSESRERAYDHSPYGHHERGGTFDRQRHYNADYYRDRTMFAAGVSPGPGSAGAMGGSFETPEPHFESRIRGDPFTLSSAARRDPYRDDRGRRVDRTYHRRSRSSHSSQSRHPSPQRTTGQTPKAPHSPKRAPLSPGRGPRSRSRSRSSSSDSVSSTSSTGSGSSDSNSSSSDGSHARSVQSSATHAPPSQPCSMVMEGDEPRRSFGIRVQNLPVRSTDTSLKDGLFHEFKKHGKVTSVQIHGALEDRYGLVFFRQQEDQEKALNVSKGKLFFGMMIEVSAWNGPETESENEFRPLDGRIDEFHPKATRTLFIGNLEKTTSYQQLLDIFQRFGEIVDIDIKKVNGVPQYAFVQYSDIVSVCKAIKKMDGEYLGSNRLKLGFGKSMPTTCVWLDGLASNITEQYLTRHFCRYGHVVKVVFDRLKGMALILYNNTDFAQAAVRETKGWKIGGNKIKVDFASQESQMAFYRSMQASGQDIRDFYEIPTERREERPRPPYHEFSAERAYFENARTPGTIYPEDPRRDYPARSRERYSELEHYQGEHFDPRYHEDPREFREYRDPFEQDIRKYTYIQRERERERERFEADHGMWSPSHPRRPITPSASPSPSERAPRDPERRVYSQSSERSGSCSSLSPPRFDKTDKAPPLEHGASSKSERLEKDIHLVEPERVAGAEKSKRGRRKEKGDKEKGEKSKSRKAKVQSPSIPPSETELEPSLDGGSGRGKVSDQDSLDRQRYKGDNDPPSDPTTSTSRHEPVKSERLESGKGENADKDGKTRSKKHQKSDTGNEGKDPSVDSDRLAARKRRFGDASGRTIRQKRRRLEDEDGSQSQDFGASTAFTKETDGDSKAQQKDSQRRDSRSKSERLVFLGSHKEGQDPAMRGQEELPDGSMDPMDSKRHPSHSMSRRFSHDGNMDQDNARDQDPQSPFKYGTQDNDKCVKEEPLDIDLSQSYRKQMEQRRLHQQLQEPDKQEKAGSPQGLETEDLEHRSLVHEVGKPPQDVTDHFPSHKLKKLEQFDADISAKRGDRVYRSFRQKSEDPEWHNTASPGLQHFSHHAEQDFAESSHLREVKTEDKSHPDLELAVKRTHTTQMSKPNTPLQLSEEEREKRWESRVKQDFLPDLNFSRGIGKNTHNRKRLEYGILHDLEPGEVRSDSEEDREHKPHSPMPSTSMPFSDRQRVDRFSDPKLATLERMKFYSFALDQTITPDTKALLERAKSLSSSREDNWSFLDYDSHFAGLRSRKDTEKVESAPRPTPSWYMKKKKIRSGGSEDKLDDRKEDPKPKPEEHERRELFASRFLHSSIFEQDSRRLQHLERKHEDPEQSQAQQTGQQGLADGQPDTEPVVLFHSRFLEFTRLQQQKDQQLQEVKRADSIDSNRVEKSPDAEQQPLQFLKTSEPVMDPETKPTSPAENHMISQPPFMPKEMSPPKQMPLPFLPKGMSPPLPPKEMSPPLPPKEMSLPKQVAPPLPPKEMSPPKELSPPLPPKEMSPPLPPKEMSPPLPPKEMSPPKHTSPPLPPKEMSPPKHTSPPLPPKEMSPPKHTSPPLPPKEMSPPKHTSPPLPPKEMSPPLPPKEMSPPKEMSPTVETHDMFTPEPRGPEPAAPEPLTKENRENEQLPPLPQISPCEILPPASVNSAAPEHIRSVRKVKRSPCEEKSKDIAQDIKMLNPEQSSSSDCLHETSVSRSVPEPELVPPELPPEFISSTPPNPVEEMEVSKDDTNTDNTDTHTEVENKLELNQTQVLVDNETGDESISPPQKSKNKKSKSPTQVPLTPLISTTSSEKPLTRKSERTKRASSPRAESSKGSSDSKSTGKSPIHGADPEHGTEQSISVGRARRRNVKSVYATPVEEDAIKGAGKDVTESPRTARKRGGDKDKEAAPQQPLEQDSLAPITSRRGRPPKNRRQGEDMLTAKGDRSKMETKDTDSNESESSDRISKVSKGRHSPHGHKALASQLPMPIATGSSRKGDKTEPPEDVSQQMDFTEDSLAMQDSTVSCKEDTVAPVVTKKEENVKQQLGTEKPRDKDRQKKDPVDEKVSGTKFGEKESEPPVVEELPVLEKMEKSGRGKAPRLTRTPKSPVLKNLKIRLNVTEVKDLLQMGDEEPENGDDSSKKTKPGESTNDPLLESSPGKDVSSSNEDKDESTPETKPPIDPKTLLQQEQELEQAVENIAKLTDPTLPAESPTPLAPPSAELKIETEEEKSANPASEYELAAAIDSIMGEDIPVPLPQEPVISAAVDSDLEIPSFVQPTKGAEPASNISPIQGESFFPTTPRKGAKGRAKTPKRSKSQKSNKKDTVKEISSEPESTSVITSDSIPSNSQPVPETIPSTSAAGVITTTSWKPKTEHLAPKATDMPKESKLPPVLTEQPPPQHLKPVCPPTKSPTLPKPQQQQPPPPECISPSLSPPPTRPNIRPTQLSRIPVSPPDWLNQSKDVGVPSSPRASAASFENPAIPPDTEPMETERNNSDLRRILMKHKNVSLPVPCSSSVPSNLGTLSLRDPPHLPESNTPMVAVTSKTSLNDNRPHPAQSVVRPPASLPSPESKSVISVIASTATSVISRVCNPPDMEKVIMSVDRNPVVDMPLPKQTYRPPSMEDRDSGSYHGPSVGEEGGSAGRYLVESSGLGTGSSPGLRVNTSEGVVVLSHSGQIKEGPQRISAKISQIPPATVVDMESQQLVSMPQIKQEMYTHSQSNTPKCPPIQTDHGHLKTQQTVSSIKQENTGNEKLESPYPSGPQGGVVKRLQQTVNNPQVMGYHHSEFTMLLKHPKKVDGADTMNADGCKPSWTSAISPAMSPHLPSPAGNHVGFVSGSATDRTPSHLSGVKQEPRSPRKSGHPHSPFTKVSSPIGSSSPKGLPGMLPSGLPAMQQYVTSVHHPEQSVIMQPHSAHGGIGRMSPHRASQAIPMGHLVQGEGRVNTPPLSVMSFGMHGDPLASPWSGPLQQRPTSPQAVGRDIVLKVNPGNVRGHEGEQDDARRFHQAAGRQSATQLKAETMQPDPRGALHSGLQLDPYMSPRDLRVLMHHPQGERSAPEPHQGHIQETVPTSSTSTNIASSMSPRAHLLAKGVSEKDVTKPQEVKRPHSPLKDGMMGFRPSMAAMASPQRVQLLPSGTGASFSEYPGIYTNTRAIHSQITETSPFGINQVPLNITSALGADPSQSQADVKVKQVGQQPVNMVQLLTKYPIVWQGLLALKNDQAAVQLHFVCGNKGLALRSLPLPEGGSLLRIVQRMRLEASQLDGVARRMTGESEFCLLLALPCGRDQEDVLNQTQALRTAFINYLQAKLAAGIINVPNPGSNQPAYVLQIFPPCEFSESHLSRLAPDLLNRISNISPHLMIVITSV